In Eucalyptus grandis isolate ANBG69807.140 chromosome 4, ASM1654582v1, whole genome shotgun sequence, the following proteins share a genomic window:
- the LOC104441766 gene encoding LOW QUALITY PROTEIN: O-glucosyltransferase rumi homolog (The sequence of the model RefSeq protein was modified relative to this genomic sequence to represent the inferred CDS: substituted 1 base at 1 genomic stop codon) — MQRLPSTVLRTAGLASRFAGMTAIWRPPLKKGPSSVVPLLLLFLLILVALAFNFTLKIDTSTISAGNPSNQSIVISDKNQPNLQPKKLEFPLNCSSENQTQTCPTNYPMSFLPQDPSTEPDCPDYFRWIHEDLRPWKDSGITRDMVERAKRTAHFRLVIIKGKAYVEKYRKSIQTRDKFTIWGILQLLRRYPGRIPDLELMFDCNDRPVIQSRHYRGQNGTSPPPLFRYCGDRWTMDIVFPDWSFWGWAEINIKPWERVQMELKQGNERKKWIEREPHAYWKGNPFVAETRRDLLKCNVSETQDWNARLFIQDWILESQQGFKNSDLASQCTHRFKIYIEGHAWSVSEKYILSCDSTTLLVKPRFYDFFTRSLNPLQHYWPIRTEDKCRSLKFAVDWGNSHKQKAQEIGKASSDFIQEXVKMSNVYDYMLHLINEYAKLLRFEPEVPEGAVEVCSELVACPAGGTEREFMVESLTMSPSATGPCTMPPPYEPKSVDAMWRKSASAIGRVERWENEFGRKSPNRSA; from the exons ATGCAAAGATTACCAAGCACCGTCTTGCGGACCGCGGGCCTCGCCAGTCGCTTCGCTGGAATGACGGCGATTTGGCGTCCTCCGCTTAAGAAGGGACCCTCCTCTGTGGTTCCTCTGTTGTTGCTCTTCTTGTTGATCCTTGTTGCTCTTGCTTTCAACTTCACTTTGAAGATCGATACG TCTACAATCTCTGCGGGTAATCCAAGTAATCAAAGTATAGTCATCTCGGATAAGAACCAGCCTAATCTCCAACCGAAGAAGCTCGAATTCCCACTGAATTGCAGCTCCGAAAACCAGACCCAAACCTGCCCAACAAACTATCCGATGTCGTTTTTGCCACAAGACCCATCAACCGAACCCGATTGCCCAGATTATTTCCGGTGGATCCACGAAGATCTGCGTCCGTGGAAGGACTCAGGAATCACGAGGGACATGGTGGAGAGGGCGAAACGGACCGCCCATTTTCGCCTAGTGATCATCAAAGGCAAAGCTTATGTGGAGAAGTATAGGAAGTCAATACAAACTAGGGACAAGTTCACCATATGGGGTATTTTGCAATTGCTGAGGAGGTATCCTGGTCGAATACCCGATTTGGAGCTTATGTTCGACTGCAACGACCGGCCGGTGATCCAGTCACGGCACTACCGGGGGCAGAATGGGACGAGCCCGCCACCGTTGTTCCGGTATTGCGGGGATCGATGGACGATGGACATAGTCTTCCCGGATTGGTCCTTCTGGGGTTG GGCTGAGATCAATATAAAGCCGTGGGAGAGGGTGCAGATGGAGCTGAAACAAGGGAATGAGAGGAAGAAATGGATAGAAAGAGAACCGCACGCATATTGGAAAGGGAACCCCTTTGTGGCCGAAACCAGAAGAGACCTCCTCAAGTGCAACGTTTCTGAGACCCAAGATTGGAATGCTCGCTTGTTCATCCAG GATTGGATCCTTGAATCACAACAAGGATTCAAGAACTCAGACCTAGCAAGCCAATGCACACACAG ATTCAAGATCTACATAGAAGGGCATGCGTGGTCGGTCAGCGAGAAGTACATCCTGTCCTGTGATTCCACGACTCTATTGGTAAAGCCTCGGTTCTACGATTTCTTCACCAGGAGCCTCAACCCCTTGCAGCACTACTGGCCCATCAGGACCGAGGACAAGTGTCGATCCCTCAAATTCGCCGTGGACTGGGGCAATAGCCACAAGCAAAAG GCACAAGAGATAGGGAAGGCTTCAAGTGACTTCATCCAAGAGTAAGTGAAGATGAGCAATGTATACGATTACATGCTTCATCTGATCAATGAATACGCCAAGCTTCTCAGATTCGAACCAGAGGTCCCAGAAGGAGCAGTGGAGGTCTGCTCCGAGCTCGTGGCTTGCCCTGCAGGTGGGACGGAGAGGGAGTTCATGGTGGAGTCACTGACCATGAGCCCATCGGCTACAGGCCCATGCACCATGCCTCCACCATACGAGCCCAAATCGGTCGATGCTATGTGGAGGAAAAGTGCCAGTGCAATCGGGAGGGTGGAAAGATGGGAAAATGAGTTCGGGCGAAAGTCTCCCAACAGATCAGCTTAG